The following proteins are co-located in the Siansivirga zeaxanthinifaciens CC-SAMT-1 genome:
- the folP gene encoding dihydropteroate synthase: MTINCKGTLIDLSSPKVMGILNITPDSFYDGGAHKNEASILNHVNKMLLEGATFIDVGAYSSRPNADFVSEETELKRIIPMVELITKEFPEALLSIDTFRSLVAKHSIEAGAALINDISAGKLDTQMLQTVANLRVPYIMMHMKGTPQTMQQQTDYSDLLKDILFYFSERIAAAKALGIIDIIVDPGFGFAKTTEQNFELLKHLEVFKIIEKPILAGVSRKSMIYKTLNTTPTEALNGTTVLNTIALHKGASILRVHDVKEAIETIKLIEHLNA; the protein is encoded by the coding sequence ATGACTATAAATTGCAAAGGAACACTCATCGATTTATCTAGCCCAAAAGTCATGGGCATTTTAAACATTACACCCGATTCATTTTACGATGGTGGTGCACATAAAAATGAAGCATCTATTTTAAATCATGTTAATAAAATGCTTCTTGAAGGCGCTACTTTTATCGATGTTGGCGCTTACAGTTCGCGACCAAATGCCGATTTTGTTAGTGAGGAAACCGAGTTAAAGCGCATTATTCCTATGGTGGAGTTAATAACGAAAGAATTTCCCGAAGCGCTTTTATCAATCGATACTTTTAGAAGTCTTGTGGCAAAACATAGTATTGAAGCTGGAGCTGCCTTAATTAACGATATTTCTGCAGGAAAACTAGATACCCAAATGCTACAAACCGTCGCTAATTTACGAGTGCCTTACATTATGATGCATATGAAAGGAACGCCGCAAACCATGCAACAGCAAACCGATTACAGCGATTTACTTAAAGATATTTTATTTTATTTTTCTGAAAGAATAGCCGCTGCAAAAGCATTAGGTATTATCGATATTATTGTAGATCCGGGCTTTGGATTTGCTAAAACAACCGAACAAAATTTCGAACTTCTGAAGCATTTAGAAGTATTTAAAATAATTGAAAAACCAATTTTAGCAGGTGTTTCAAGAAAATCTATGATTTACAAAACTTTAAACACAACACCTACCGAAGCATTAAATGGAACCACCGTATTAAATACCATTGCTTTACATAAAGGCGCCTCGATTTTGCGTGTTCATGATGTAAAAGAGGCTATAGAAACCATTAAATTAATAGAACATTTAAACGCTTAA
- a CDS encoding DUF1599 domain-containing protein, translated as MQDTSKQYDAVIDTCKGLFIKKMSDYGSAWRILRLPSLTDQIFIKAQRIRGLQENDVRKVDEGEVSEFIGIINYSIMALIQLEKGVAEQPDLSTEEAAKLYEKQVAITKKLMEDKNHDYGEAWRDMRVSSLTDLILQKLLRVKQIEDNKGKTLVSEGIDANYQDMINYAVFALIHLNE; from the coding sequence ATGCAAGATACTTCAAAACAATACGACGCTGTTATAGATACCTGTAAAGGTTTATTTATTAAAAAAATGTCCGATTACGGAAGTGCCTGGCGTATTTTACGTTTGCCCTCGTTAACCGACCAGATTTTTATTAAAGCACAGCGTATTCGTGGACTTCAGGAAAACGATGTAAGAAAGGTTGATGAAGGCGAAGTAAGTGAGTTTATTGGCATTATAAATTATTCGATAATGGCCTTAATTCAGTTAGAAAAAGGCGTGGCAGAACAACCCGATTTATCTACCGAAGAAGCTGCAAAATTGTATGAAAAGCAAGTGGCAATCACCAAAAAACTGATGGAAGATAAAAATCATGACTATGGTGAAGCTTGGCGCGATATGCGTGTAAGTAGTTTAACCGACTTAATTTTGCAAAAGTTACTACGTGTAAAACAAATTGAAGATAATAAAGGTAAAACATTGGTTAGTGAAGGAATTGATGCTAACTATCAAGATATGATTAATTATGCGGTTTTTGCATTAATTCATTTAAACGAATAA
- the truA gene encoding tRNA pseudouridine(38-40) synthase TruA — MRYFIELSYNGSAYHGWQNQPKAISVQEIIEKALTMLLRVPISIMGAGRTDAGVHASQMFAHFDTDVEFDKTNLIFKLNAFLPKDIAIHDVFKVKEQAHARFDALSRTYLYRIALKKNVFNFDSAYYVKQQLNVENMQAAAKILFQYNDFQCFSKVNTDVKTFHCNIMKAEWFFENDELHFVIKADRFLRNMVRAIVGTMVNIGLEKINVEDLHTIISSKNRSEAGFSVPAHALYLTAVAYPNDIKI, encoded by the coding sequence TTGAGGTATTTTATAGAACTTTCTTATAATGGTAGTGCTTATCATGGTTGGCAAAATCAGCCAAAAGCAATTTCTGTTCAAGAAATTATAGAAAAAGCACTAACCATGCTTTTAAGAGTGCCAATTTCCATTATGGGTGCAGGCCGAACCGATGCTGGGGTGCATGCTTCGCAAATGTTTGCGCATTTCGATACAGATGTTGAATTTGATAAAACCAATTTAATTTTTAAACTAAATGCATTTTTACCCAAAGATATAGCTATACACGACGTGTTTAAAGTAAAGGAACAGGCGCATGCCCGTTTCGATGCCTTAAGCAGAACCTATTTGTATAGAATCGCTTTAAAAAAAAATGTATTTAATTTTGATAGTGCTTATTATGTGAAACAACAACTTAATGTCGAAAACATGCAGGCGGCAGCAAAGATTTTGTTTCAGTATAACGATTTTCAATGTTTTTCTAAAGTTAATACCGATGTAAAAACATTTCATTGTAACATCATGAAAGCCGAATGGTTTTTTGAAAATGACGAACTTCATTTCGTTATTAAAGCCGATAGGTTTTTAAGAAATATGGTAAGAGCTATTGTTGGAACCATGGTAAATATTGGATTAGAAAAAATAAATGTTGAAGATTTACATACCATAATTTCATCAAAAAATAGGAGTGAAGCAGGGTTTTCGGTGCCTGCTCATGCTTTATATTTAACAGCCGTAGCGTATCCTAACGATATAAAAATATAA
- a CDS encoding DUF4293 domain-containing protein produces MLQRIQTIYLFLSAIVSAGLIFVCHLWITNDNVIVYAIDEWLYLAFFLGSAILSLITIFKYKNRKSQFMLGRLNIILNFILLGFFVYQSLNVSGETAVSEKGIGMLLPIVSIVLLALANKAIKKDEELVKSVDRLR; encoded by the coding sequence ATGCTACAACGTATTCAAACCATATACTTATTTTTATCGGCCATTGTCTCTGCCGGACTAATATTTGTATGTCATTTATGGATTACTAACGATAACGTTATCGTTTATGCCATCGACGAATGGTTGTATTTAGCCTTTTTTCTAGGGTCGGCTATATTATCTTTAATTACCATTTTTAAATACAAAAACAGGAAGTCTCAATTTATGTTGGGACGACTAAATATCATATTAAACTTTATTTTACTAGGATTTTTTGTATATCAATCGCTAAATGTATCTGGAGAAACGGCGGTTTCAGAGAAAGGTATTGGCATGCTTCTCCCAATTGTTTCTATCGTGTTGTTAGCTTTAGCTAATAAGGCCATCAAAAAGGACGAAGAGCTCGTAAAATCTGTCGATCGATTACGATAA
- a CDS encoding ATP-dependent Clp protease adaptor ClpS, which yields MSTKEKTLEELLLQEEVLTQNEIVLYNDDVNTFDHVIDTLIYACDHTPEQAEQCSLLVHYKGKCTVKTGDYEDLKPRCSMLLDAGLSAEIV from the coding sequence ATGAGTACCAAAGAAAAAACATTAGAAGAGTTACTATTACAAGAAGAAGTTTTAACACAAAACGAGATTGTACTTTACAATGACGATGTTAATACCTTCGATCACGTAATTGATACCTTAATCTATGCTTGCGATCACACACCAGAGCAAGCAGAACAATGTTCGTTACTAGTACATTATAAAGGGAAATGTACTGTAAAAACAGGTGATTACGAAGATTTAAAACCGCGTTGTTCTATGCTTTTAGATGCAGGTTTAAGTGCAGAAATCGTTTAA
- a CDS encoding diadenylate cyclase — protein sequence MEIFDDLLKFSVVDIVDVILVALLLYYIYKLIKGTVAINIFIGIIIIYLVWRLTNFLNMELLSGIFGGFMKVGIIALIVVFQPEIRKFLLMVGSTNFKTRRKFLNQFSFLKTETDDETNVDAIISASNKMASSKTGALIVFERNNNLDFLCESGDEMNIKVTQPIIESIFFKNSPLHDGAIIVHNNIVKATRVILPLNNEKNVPKRFGLRHRAAIGVTERTDALALVVSEETGHISYFKDGEFVVFDNINDLSLMIKKDLA from the coding sequence TTGGAAATTTTCGACGACCTTTTAAAATTCTCTGTAGTAGATATTGTTGATGTTATTCTTGTAGCACTCCTTCTCTATTATATCTACAAACTAATAAAAGGTACTGTTGCCATTAATATATTTATAGGAATTATTATTATCTATTTAGTTTGGCGACTCACCAATTTCTTAAACATGGAATTGCTTTCAGGTATTTTTGGTGGCTTTATGAAGGTTGGAATTATAGCCCTAATTGTTGTGTTTCAACCAGAAATTAGAAAGTTTCTACTTATGGTTGGTTCTACTAATTTTAAAACCAGACGTAAATTTTTAAATCAGTTTAGCTTTTTAAAAACCGAAACCGACGACGAAACCAATGTCGATGCTATTATTTCTGCATCCAATAAAATGGCTAGTTCTAAAACTGGTGCCTTAATTGTTTTTGAACGTAATAATAATTTAGATTTTCTATGCGAGAGTGGCGACGAAATGAATATTAAAGTAACCCAACCTATTATTGAAAGTATCTTTTTTAAAAATAGTCCGCTGCATGATGGCGCCATAATTGTACACAACAATATTGTAAAAGCCACACGTGTTATTTTGCCATTAAACAACGAAAAAAATGTTCCAAAGCGTTTTGGTTTACGCCACAGAGCTGCTATTGGCGTTACCGAAAGAACAGATGCCTTAGCGCTTGTTGTTAGCGAAGAAACAGGACATATTTCTTATTTTAAAGACGGTGAATTTGTAGTTTTTGATAACATTAACGATTTAAGCCTAATGATTAAAAAAGATCTGGCTTAA
- a CDS encoding BT_3928 family protein, which yields MKILVALSRIFVGVLFIISGLIKLNDPLGFSYKLQEYFSAEVLNIPFLEPYALAISVLVVIFEVVLGVFLLIGYKPKFTVWSLLAMIVFFTFLTFYSAYFDKVKDCGCFGDALKLTPWESFTKDVVLLFFILILFFGIKYITPVFSKLQTTVLALLAFIFSLWLGFHVLEHLPVIDFRGYAIGKNIEEGMTIPDDAQKPIIEYAWKFHVNGEDKVITTNGDYPTVDGKFVSVETKIIDEGYQPPIYDFSIESEDEDLTTQYLSEENLIVIVSYSLEKIEKAGAEKLKALSERALKMGYKVIGLTASGADTKAKIKSTYNLNFDFYLCDEKALKTIVRSNPGVIELDKGTVKQKLHWNDFEDLKLPKVN from the coding sequence ATGAAAATTTTAGTAGCATTAAGTAGAATATTTGTTGGTGTATTATTTATTATTTCCGGATTAATAAAATTAAACGACCCGTTAGGGTTTTCTTATAAACTGCAAGAATATTTTAGTGCAGAGGTTTTAAATATCCCATTTTTAGAGCCCTATGCCTTAGCTATATCTGTTTTAGTTGTAATTTTTGAAGTGGTTTTAGGAGTGTTTTTACTTATAGGTTACAAACCAAAATTTACGGTATGGAGTCTTTTGGCTATGATTGTGTTTTTTACCTTTTTAACCTTTTATTCGGCGTATTTCGATAAGGTAAAAGACTGCGGATGTTTTGGTGATGCATTAAAATTAACACCTTGGGAGAGTTTTACAAAAGACGTGGTATTGTTGTTTTTTATTCTCATTTTATTTTTTGGAATAAAATATATTACGCCTGTTTTTAGTAAGTTACAAACCACGGTTCTAGCACTACTAGCTTTTATTTTTAGTTTATGGTTAGGATTTCATGTTTTAGAACATTTACCTGTAATAGATTTTAGAGGCTATGCCATTGGAAAAAATATTGAAGAAGGCATGACTATTCCAGACGATGCCCAAAAACCAATTATAGAATACGCATGGAAGTTTCATGTTAACGGAGAAGATAAGGTCATTACCACCAACGGTGATTACCCTACAGTTGATGGTAAATTTGTAAGTGTAGAAACTAAAATAATTGATGAAGGTTACCAACCACCAATTTACGATTTCTCGATAGAAAGTGAAGATGAAGATTTAACAACTCAATATTTATCAGAAGAAAATCTAATTGTAATCGTGTCTTACAGTTTAGAAAAAATAGAAAAAGCAGGCGCCGAAAAATTAAAAGCTCTTTCCGAACGAGCTCTTAAAATGGGATACAAAGTCATTGGTTTAACCGCATCTGGCGCCGATACCAAAGCAAAAATTAAATCGACCTATAATTTGAATTTCGATTTCTATCTCTGCGACGAAAAAGCTTTAAAAACCATTGTTCGTTCCAATCCGGGGGTTATAGAATTAGATAAAGGTACAGTTAAACAAAAATTACACTGGAACGATTTCGAAGATTTAAAATTACCTAAAGTTAACTAA
- a CDS encoding TlpA family protein disulfide reductase, translated as MKRIIVILALVIGFLSCKAQIEPTEFSEAALNDTFVTLSGDNITFKDILETYKGQTIVIDVWASWCKDCVGGMPKVKALQEANTNVTYVFLSLDKSQEAWKKGIEKYNVVGNHYFMQSGWKGAFGEFIQLDWIPRYIVVDKTGNIALFKAIEADDNRIKNIL; from the coding sequence ATGAAAAGAATAATAGTAATACTTGCTTTAGTCATTGGCTTTTTAAGTTGCAAAGCACAAATAGAACCCACAGAATTTTCAGAGGCCGCTTTAAACGATACTTTTGTAACCTTAAGTGGCGACAATATTACTTTTAAAGACATTTTAGAAACATATAAGGGGCAAACCATTGTTATCGATGTTTGGGCCTCTTGGTGTAAAGATTGTGTAGGAGGTATGCCAAAAGTAAAAGCGTTACAAGAAGCAAACACTAATGTAACCTATGTGTTTTTATCTTTAGATAAAAGTCAGGAAGCATGGAAAAAAGGCATCGAAAAATACAATGTTGTAGGCAATCACTATTTCATGCAATCGGGTTGGAAAGGCGCTTTTGGTGAGTTTATTCAATTAGATTGGATACCAAGATACATTGTAGTAGATAAAACAGGAAACATTGCATTATTTAAAGCTATCGAAGCAGACGATAATCGCATTAAAAATATTTTATAA
- the tpiA gene encoding triose-phosphate isomerase — protein sequence MRQQIVAGNWKMNNDLSQTESLLTALKSQTKTTQAEVMVAPAFTNLYQAYNSLKGSGIEVIAQNMHFAANGAYTGEISASMLKSVGVKTVILGHSERREYFNETDESLAKKVDAALENDLRIIFCFGEVLEDRKSGNHENVVETQIKNALFHLEAAAFKNIVLAYEPVWAIGTGETASPEQAQDMHAFIRKTLANKYGADVANSVSILYGGSCKPNNAKEIFSKPDVDGGLIGGAALNADDFFAIVNAF from the coding sequence ATGAGACAACAAATTGTAGCCGGAAACTGGAAAATGAATAATGATTTATCTCAAACCGAATCATTACTTACAGCATTAAAATCGCAAACAAAAACAACACAAGCCGAAGTTATGGTGGCACCAGCCTTTACTAACTTATATCAAGCCTATAATAGTCTAAAAGGCTCTGGTATTGAGGTGATTGCCCAAAACATGCACTTTGCTGCAAACGGTGCGTATACAGGCGAAATTAGTGCTAGTATGTTAAAAAGTGTTGGTGTTAAAACCGTTATTTTAGGACATAGTGAGCGTCGCGAATACTTTAACGAAACCGACGAAAGTTTAGCAAAAAAAGTAGACGCAGCCTTAGAAAATGACCTACGTATTATTTTCTGTTTCGGAGAAGTTTTAGAAGACAGAAAATCGGGTAACCACGAAAATGTTGTAGAAACACAAATTAAAAACGCCCTTTTTCATTTAGAAGCTGCAGCATTTAAAAACATCGTTTTAGCTTACGAGCCCGTTTGGGCTATTGGTACTGGCGAAACTGCAAGTCCAGAACAAGCGCAAGACATGCACGCATTTATTAGAAAAACATTAGCCAATAAATACGGTGCCGATGTAGCTAATAGCGTATCAATTTTATACGGCGGTAGCTGTAAACCAAACAATGCCAAAGAAATTTTCTCTAAACCCGATGTCGATGGCGGATTAATAGGAGGTGCTGCACTTAATGCAGACGATTTTTTCGCAATTGTAAATGCATTTTAA
- a CDS encoding YgaP family membrane protein — protein sequence MKKNMGNTDKSIRSLIAIAIALLYYFNVIEGMLAYVLMAFAIIFLLTSMISFCPLYLPLGINTCKKK from the coding sequence ATGAAAAAAAATATGGGAAACACCGATAAAAGTATTAGGTCTTTAATTGCCATAGCAATAGCCCTGTTATACTATTTTAATGTTATAGAAGGTATGCTAGCCTATGTTTTAATGGCTTTTGCCATTATATTTTTACTAACTAGCATGATTAGTTTTTGTCCGCTTTATTTACCACTAGGCATAAATACTTGCAAGAAGAAATAA
- a CDS encoding ABC transporter permease — MISYLLNKITYALLTLFGVVTVIFFLFNVLPGDPAQMMLGQNEDSNQLALVKQKYGFDKPISTQYLYYLNDLFPVSFHSTQPDDYTFLSPNKYNALQLFTVGETTTVLKLPYLRESFTKQGKKVSAVLKETLPNTFVLAVSSIVIAIVLGVFLGIISALYKDHWLDKSIQIFSTLGMSIPSFFSAILFAWLFGYVLHEITNLEMTGSLYELDDFGESMHLKLKNLILPAIVLGIRPLAVVIQLMRNSLLEVFNQDYIRTARAKGLSEIQIIKRHAVKNALNPVVTAISGWFASMLAGAVFVEYIFGWNGLGKEIVNALNTLDLPVIMGSVLIIAILFIIINIFVDIIYVWLDPKVKLQ; from the coding sequence CTGATTTCCTATCTTCTAAATAAAATCACGTATGCCTTGCTCACATTATTTGGTGTGGTCACGGTAATATTTTTTTTATTTAATGTGCTGCCCGGCGATCCGGCGCAAATGATGTTGGGACAAAACGAAGACAGCAATCAATTAGCGCTTGTAAAACAAAAATACGGATTCGATAAGCCCATAAGTACGCAGTATTTATATTATTTAAACGATTTATTTCCGGTTTCTTTTCATTCAACACAACCCGACGATTATACCTTTTTAAGCCCGAATAAATACAACGCCCTACAATTATTCACTGTTGGCGAAACTACAACGGTTTTAAAGCTGCCTTATCTCCGTGAATCTTTTACAAAACAGGGTAAAAAGGTTAGTGCCGTTTTAAAAGAAACATTGCCAAATACTTTTGTCTTAGCCGTGTCGTCTATCGTGATTGCTATTGTTTTAGGCGTGTTTTTAGGAATTATTTCGGCTTTGTATAAAGACCACTGGCTCGATAAAAGCATTCAAATATTTAGTACGTTGGGCATGAGTATTCCCTCGTTTTTTAGTGCCATTTTATTTGCCTGGTTGTTTGGTTATGTGCTTCACGAGATTACAAATTTAGAAATGACAGGAAGCCTATACGAATTAGACGATTTTGGCGAATCCATGCATCTTAAGTTAAAAAATTTAATATTGCCAGCTATTGTTTTGGGTATTAGACCCTTGGCGGTGGTTATTCAATTAATGCGAAATTCGTTGCTAGAAGTTTTTAATCAAGATTACATAAGAACCGCCAGAGCCAAAGGCCTTAGTGAAATTCAAATTATAAAACGCCATGCTGTTAAAAACGCATTAAATCCTGTGGTAACAGCTATTTCAGGGTGGTTTGCTTCCATGTTGGCGGGTGCTGTTTTTGTAGAATATATTTTTGGGTGGAATGGCTTAGGAAAAGAAATAGTAAACGCACTAAATACCTTAGATTTACCCGTAATTATGGGATCTGTTTTAATAATAGCTATACTCTTCATAATAATTAATATTTTTGTAGATATTATTTACGTTTGGCTAGACCCAAAAGTAAAACTTCAGTAA
- a CDS encoding ABC transporter ATP-binding protein, with protein sequence MDKKKDDILDVALFKRLFKYIKPYKGIFFVLLILVVLLAIFSSATPYITKYTVDNSIAVKDSKSFFFYIEIMFAVLVLQTVFQLAFIYYAAWLGQNLVRDVRIKLFNHLLRFKMKYYDNSSVGVLITRAVTDMERIADIFGQGLFMIFRDLLTMLVVFGVMVFINWRLSLIVLVMLPLLLYSTRLFQKYMKIAFEEVRNEVSNLNSFVQERLTGMKILQLFTRETTEYKNFKAINKRHQDAWLKTVWYNSIFFPLADLVSSVCIGGVAWYGGLNIVLKGAGVSQGDLIAFIMFIPMLFRPLRQIADKFNTLQMGLVAANRVFNVLDTTSQIDDTGTYVSENFKGDITFKDVVFSYVKDEPVLKGVSFEAKSGETIAIVGATGAGKSTIINLLNRFYEIDNGHIFVDGIDIKEVTLNSLRTQIAVVLQDVFLFADTILNNIRLNNTDITEADVEAAAREIGVHDFIATLPGGYHYNVKERGAMLSSGQRQLISFLRAYVTNPSILVLDEATSSVDSHSEQLLQNATDKITKGRTSIVIAHRLATIKKADKIIVMDAGKIMEQGTHDELLQKENGYYKNLYEVQFLKEEAI encoded by the coding sequence ATGGATAAAAAGAAAGATGATATTTTAGACGTTGCCTTATTTAAACGTCTTTTTAAATACATAAAACCCTATAAGGGTATTTTTTTCGTTTTACTAATTCTAGTAGTTTTGTTGGCTATTTTTAGCTCGGCAACGCCATACATTACAAAATACACGGTAGATAATAGTATTGCAGTTAAAGATTCCAAAAGTTTTTTCTTTTACATAGAAATTATGTTTGCTGTTCTGGTTTTGCAAACTGTTTTTCAATTAGCATTTATTTACTACGCGGCGTGGTTGGGACAAAATTTGGTTCGCGATGTTCGAATTAAGTTATTTAACCATTTGCTTCGCTTTAAAATGAAGTATTACGACAATTCTTCGGTTGGGGTTTTAATTACGCGTGCAGTTACCGATATGGAGCGTATTGCCGATATTTTTGGTCAGGGGTTATTCATGATTTTTAGAGATTTACTAACCATGCTGGTGGTTTTTGGTGTCATGGTTTTTATAAACTGGCGCCTGAGTTTAATTGTGTTAGTAATGCTCCCGTTACTCTTGTATTCTACCAGACTTTTTCAAAAATACATGAAAATTGCTTTTGAAGAAGTTAGAAATGAAGTATCAAATCTTAATTCTTTTGTACAAGAACGTTTAACAGGAATGAAAATCTTGCAACTTTTTACAAGAGAAACCACCGAATATAAAAACTTTAAAGCCATAAACAAGCGCCATCAAGATGCTTGGTTAAAAACGGTTTGGTATAACTCGATATTTTTTCCGCTTGCCGATTTAGTATCTTCTGTATGTATTGGTGGTGTTGCCTGGTATGGTGGTTTAAATATTGTTTTAAAAGGTGCCGGTGTATCACAAGGCGATTTGATTGCTTTTATCATGTTTATACCCATGTTGTTTAGACCATTACGACAAATTGCCGACAAATTTAATACCCTACAAATGGGTTTGGTAGCTGCAAATCGTGTTTTTAATGTGTTAGATACCACTTCGCAAATAGACGATACAGGTACTTATGTTTCCGAAAATTTTAAAGGCGATATTACTTTTAAGGATGTTGTTTTTAGTTATGTTAAAGACGAACCTGTTTTAAAAGGTGTCTCTTTTGAAGCTAAATCTGGTGAAACTATTGCTATTGTTGGCGCTACAGGTGCAGGTAAATCGACTATTATTAATTTATTAAATCGTTTTTACGAAATTGATAACGGCCATATTTTTGTTGATGGTATCGATATTAAAGAGGTTACATTAAATTCTTTACGAACACAAATAGCAGTGGTACTTCAAGATGTGTTTTTATTTGCAGATACTATTTTAAATAACATCCGACTTAATAATACAGACATTACCGAAGCCGATGTTGAAGCTGCAGCGCGTGAAATTGGCGTGCACGATTTTATTGCAACCTTACCAGGAGGCTATCATTATAACGTAAAAGAACGCGGTGCGATGTTATCTTCAGGACAACGCCAGCTAATTTCGTTTTTAAGAGCCTATGTTACCAACCCAAGTATTTTGGTTTTAGATGAAGCTACATCGTCTGTCGATTCGCATTCCGAGCAACTCCTACAAAATGCTACCGATAAAATTACAAAAGGAAGAACCTCGATTGTTATAGCACACCGATTGGCAACCATAAAAAAAGCTGATAAAATTATTGTTATGGATGCCGGTAAAATTATGGAACAAGGCACTCACGATGAATTGCTTCAAAAGGAGAATGGATATTATAAGAATTTATACGAAGTACAGTTTTTAAAAGAAGAAGCCATTTAA
- a CDS encoding metallophosphoesterase family protein, which produces MTKILLLSDTHSYIDDDILKYVKQADEVWHAGDIGDLKVTDAIKKLKPLRAVFGNIDNSQIRAEFPENNRFMCEGVDVWITHIGGYPKAYNVRVREEIKANPPKLFISGHSHILKVMPDKVLNLIHMNPGAVGKHGFHKVRTMLRFTIDGVKIDNLEVIEFEKRN; this is translated from the coding sequence ATGACCAAAATACTTTTACTATCGGATACGCACAGTTATATAGATGATGACATTTTAAAATATGTAAAGCAAGCAGATGAAGTATGGCATGCCGGTGATATTGGCGATTTGAAAGTGACGGATGCCATTAAAAAATTAAAACCTTTAAGAGCTGTTTTTGGAAATATTGACAACTCACAGATTCGTGCCGAATTTCCGGAAAACAATAGGTTTATGTGTGAAGGTGTCGATGTTTGGATAACCCACATTGGTGGTTACCCTAAAGCGTATAATGTTCGCGTTCGGGAGGAAATTAAAGCCAATCCGCCTAAGTTATTTATTTCTGGGCATTCGCATATTTTAAAGGTGATGCCAGACAAGGTTTTAAATTTAATTCATATGAATCCGGGGGCGGTTGGTAAACATGGGTTCCATAAGGTTCGAACCATGTTACGTTTTACTATTGATGGTGTTAAAATTGATAATTTAGAAGTTATTGAATTTGAAAAACGCAATTAA
- the prmA gene encoding 50S ribosomal protein L11 methyltransferase, translating into MSNNIYIGYEFTVTPLQPGVEILIAELGYAGFESFVETETGVTAYIQKDEWHDTILEDVQILNSDEFKIDYTFNDIEQTNWNEEWEKNFNPIVVDDVCAVRAPFHDKFNTQYDIIIEPKMSFGTGHHETTHMMIQHILANNFEGKSVLDMGCGTGVLAILTEMKGAKPIDAVDYDNWCYLNSLENVERNNCEHITVIEGDASVLHGKTYDVIIANINRNILLQDMATYAACLNKGGELYLSGFYSEDIPVIQEACEAQMLKFAEKLERNNWVALKFLN; encoded by the coding sequence ATGTCAAATAACATATATATAGGTTACGAATTTACAGTAACACCACTTCAACCAGGCGTAGAAATATTAATAGCAGAACTTGGTTATGCAGGGTTTGAAAGTTTCGTAGAAACCGAAACCGGCGTTACAGCTTATATTCAAAAAGACGAATGGCATGACACCATTTTAGAAGATGTTCAAATTTTAAATTCAGACGAATTTAAAATAGACTACACCTTTAACGACATTGAACAAACCAACTGGAACGAAGAGTGGGAAAAGAATTTTAATCCTATAGTTGTAGACGATGTTTGCGCCGTTCGAGCGCCATTTCACGATAAATTTAATACCCAATACGATATAATTATCGAACCCAAAATGAGTTTTGGCACGGGGCATCATGAAACCACACACATGATGATTCAGCATATTTTAGCCAATAATTTCGAAGGAAAATCGGTTTTAGATATGGGCTGCGGCACAGGTGTTTTAGCCATTTTAACCGAAATGAAAGGAGCAAAACCCATTGATGCTGTCGATTACGATAACTGGTGTTATTTAAACAGTTTAGAAAACGTAGAGCGTAATAACTGTGAACATATAACAGTTATAGAAGGCGATGCCAGTGTTTTACATGGCAAAACTTACGATGTTATTATTGCTAACATAAACCGTAATATCTTATTGCAAGATATGGCAACTTACGCAGCCTGTTTAAACAAAGGCGGCGAATTGTATTTAAGCGGATTTTACAGCGAAGACATTCCTGTAATTCAAGAAGCCTGTGAAGCGCAAATGTTAAAATTTGCCGAAAAATTAGAAAGAAATAACTGGGTTGCTCTAAAATTTTTAAATTAG